The following DNA comes from Candidatus Nitrosotalea okcheonensis.
AGACAAGGTAGAGTACCATTACCAACGAGACGGCCAAGTCATACACAAGGAAGTTATTTTCTTTTTAGCAAATACAAAAACAAGTAAAGTGGTTTTATCACACGAGCACCGTGATTATACGTGGTTAAACTTCAATGACGCCCTTGAGAAACTGACCTACAAGACTGCTCAGAACATATTTAAAAAAATTAAAGATCTATGATCTAAGGGTTAGATCTTGAAGTTTTTGTACTTCGAGTTGAGGGTTTTTCGAATTCAGTATTGTCCTTCCAACAATCAGATAATTTGCACCTGCATTTAATGCATTATTTGGGTCACCACCCTGAGTTCCAATACCAGGTGAATAGATCTCGAATTTTCCCTTTGCTTTCTTGGCTGATAGTTCTATGAGTCTTGGCACCGTAGCTCCAACAACTATCCCATCAACATGTGATAAATAAGACCATTTCAAGAAAAGATCATGAATACTTGACATTTTTCCACTAGATGGATCTTGTACTCTCAAACCATAACCGAGCTTTGCCCCAGGATGACTCATGTGTACCAGAGTTATTACACCGTGACTATCATTGTGGGCATTTTTTACAAGTTGCAATAAATTTTCTGGACCCATTATAGGATTAGATATTACAGCATCAAATTCACTATACCAGAGTCTTTGCAAAGTTACCATGTTAGTATTTCCAATGTCATTTAGCTTAATGTCCGCAATCGTTTGCAGCCCAAAATCATGTGCAACCTTGTTTATTCTCTTGATGCTCTTCTCTCCCAGAGGTAACAAGAGATGAAAATTAAATTTTATAGCACATAGGTGCTTTCCAAGTGTTTTAATATTCTTCAGAGTATGTTTTTCAAGTAATTCCAGATTTGTGCCATCAAGATCATTTGCTAGTATTATAGAGCTTCTAGAAGAAGAAGCTCGTATTCTTTTTCGAAAGCTGCTCATAGCTTGACTAGAGGATGCTTACCTTTGAGTTTTATCACTTTTAGGTATGAGTATCCATGGTCATTCACGGTGCTGACAAAAGATGGTTCTGCGCCATCCTTGCTAGAATATTTTAGAAACGGTTTTGCAGGTTCTGAGTCAAGTTTGACATGACAAAAATACGAAGTCTCATCAGACTCATTAAAATTCATGAATACTCCCATATTCCATTTATTACCATCTGGGAAAACAAATAGTGGAAATGGAGATTCTTCAAATCCATAGCTTAGCTTAATCAAACTTGTAAGATCCTCAAGCTCAATTGATTGGTATACTACTTCTGGAGGCGACGTAGTTTCGGGTTTGAGAGTTTCAGGAAGCGATTTTACTCGTACGATTGGGGAGTAGATATACATTGGATTTGAGACAGTGTTGACAACATCAAAGTCTTCTTTTCCCGCCTTGAAACCATATGAAAGATAGTGCCCATTTTTCTCTGTGTAGACATAATAATTGACAGATCTTTCCTTTAGTAGATCCATTTGAACTGAGATTATGCTTTTTCCATCAAGCTCAAAAGAAAAGGCGGTACGTGGAACCCTTTCCAAGGCACACACCATTCTTGAAAATTCAGTCATGTCTAACACTTCAATATAAAAAGGAAGTTTTGTCATAAGATTTCTCAAAAACTGTCCACATTAAAAGTAGTCGTTTATGGTTTTCTTTTCTCTACTGCCTTCTGTCAATAATGTCATTTACATCAGGTCCAGTACCAATTAATGTCACAGGCACCTTGAGTTGTTCTTCAATATTTTTGATGAAATATTTGGCAGGAGAACTTAGATCTGAGAATGACTGCATTTGTGCACATTCAGGAAAGACCACGTCAAGTTTAGTAATTCCCAACTGTGTTGCACTATTTAGCATGATTGATCTTCTTGCAAGATCAAAATCAAATTCAGCTGCACGTCTTTGTCTTCCAGTTACTGTTCCTACTTCTTGCCATCCATTAGCCACCGCTTTTTCTGGACTAATTTCATTTTTTAATGGACCTTCCCCAACTCTGGTAACAAAAGATTTGAAAACGACAAGCACCTCGTCAACACTCTTTGGTCCTATTCCAACATCTGCACAAATTGCAGACGCCGTTATATCCTTTGATGTAACATATGGATAAGTGCCATGCCATAACGAGAGAAATGTACCTTGAGTTCCTTCCACTATTACATTTTCTTTTCTGTCAAGTGCAAAATTTACTTGATTAGGAATATCATCAAGATATAAAGTAAGAGACTCGATATCTCTTGCAAGTTTTAGTGTACGCATTGCCCTATCAGCATTGGCTGGTCCAGTACCAGTTCCCGTACTACCTATAGACTGCTTTAGTCTCCCTCCAGAGTCTGTTGCTCTATGTGACTCTTCAATTATACCACATTGAAAATCCACAAACGATCTATCATGAGTACCGAATTCTTCTATTTCTTTTAGAAGTACTTCAGGACTTACTACTACCCCGGGTCCTATGAGTAATCTAGTACTAGGATTTAGAAAAGCGCTTGGTAGCATTCTAACTTTATACTTTTTATTTTCATATTCAATTGTGTGACCAGCATTTGGTCCCACTCCACCGCGAACGGCTACTGTTGGGTTATCATTCATTGCAAGGTAAGAAACTATTTTCCCTTTTCCCTCATCGCCATAAAAACCACCGACAATAACTGTAGAAGGCATATACATGATTGGCATAACCTGACATATTTAAGCCAAATCTTAACAATACGGTTTTAGAACAGATCTAATTCCTAGATTCATATGACCTCTCCAAATTATGCGGGAAATATCATAGTAAACTTGGCAGGCCTTCCGGAGTTTCTAAGAAAACCAATATTGCACAAGAGACTAGCAGAATTTTTTTCGATGACCCAAGAGGACCAGAAAGAGATCATAAACAATGCGTTACAAGCAGGGCCTACCATACAATTTGACAAATTTTCCATCTTGTTTAAGACGTGGCTCGAGATTCTTTGTAATTTGTCCGAAGAACAGAGAATAATCATGTTTTCAAGATATATCAACGAGATCACAAGTCACCCAGAAAAGCTAATTGTCTTTAACCTAGATGGAATTTTTGAAATATATATGTCATTATCAGTAGATCAACGATCCATACTTTCTGCAACCATCAAAAAAATAATTAAAACATTTGATGAAAAGGACAGAAAGAAACTTTACATGATAATTCCAGAAATGGTAAAAAATGAGATGGATATCTAAGTTGGCTTTTCTGGTTTTCGTTGACTCTCATCTGCGAAATTGACAA
Coding sequences within:
- a CDS encoding bis(5'-nucleosyl)-tetraphosphatase; amino-acid sequence: MLEERSAGTVIYRQSPQGKLYLLLNYPSGHWDFVKGNIEKGETFKQTVLREIREETGIEDITFVDGFEDKVEYHYQRDGQVIHKEVIFFLANTKTSKVVLSHEHRDYTWLNFNDALEKLTYKTAQNIFKKIKDL
- a CDS encoding orotidine 5'-phosphate decarboxylase, with translation MSSFRKRIRASSSRSSIILANDLDGTNLELLEKHTLKNIKTLGKHLCAIKFNFHLLLPLGEKSIKRINKVAHDFGLQTIADIKLNDIGNTNMVTLQRLWYSEFDAVISNPIMGPENLLQLVKNAHNDSHGVITLVHMSHPGAKLGYGLRVQDPSSGKMSSIHDLFLKWSYLSHVDGIVVGATVPRLIELSAKKAKGKFEIYSPGIGTQGGDPNNALNAGANYLIVGRTILNSKNPQLEVQKLQDLTLRS
- a CDS encoding adenylosuccinate synthetase, which codes for MPSTVIVGGFYGDEGKGKIVSYLAMNDNPTVAVRGGVGPNAGHTIEYENKKYKVRMLPSAFLNPSTRLLIGPGVVVSPEVLLKEIEEFGTHDRSFVDFQCGIIEESHRATDSGGRLKQSIGSTGTGTGPANADRAMRTLKLARDIESLTLYLDDIPNQVNFALDRKENVIVEGTQGTFLSLWHGTYPYVTSKDITASAICADVGIGPKSVDEVLVVFKSFVTRVGEGPLKNEISPEKAVANGWQEVGTVTGRQRRAAEFDFDLARRSIMLNSATQLGITKLDVVFPECAQMQSFSDLSSPAKYFIKNIEEQLKVPVTLIGTGPDVNDIIDRRQ